The Primulina tabacum isolate GXHZ01 chromosome 10, ASM2559414v2, whole genome shotgun sequence region TTTCAAGCATAACAGGTGAGTTTTTGGCCGAATTTCTCATTTTCAGGGTACTATGTGACTGTATCAATTCCTTACAATTTTTCCGTGTACAAAAGTTTTGAGCAGTTCTGTATAAATTTCACCAATGAAAAACTTCAGCAACATTTTAACCAGGTTATTTCTCTTTCTTGTAAAGTCCTCCTTCAGGCATCAATTCAATGATGATCTGATCATCTAATTAAGGTTTGGTATTCGTGGTTTCAGCATGTATTTAAAATGGAGCAAGAAGACTACGAAAAAGAAGAGATAAATTGGAGCTACATAGAGTTTGTTGATAACCAAGATGTTCTTGATTTAATTGAGAAGGTCTGTTACTGCGTGACTGCTGAAGTTGCCTGCTTttattttttcctttattttattataaatataaatatatactcCTCTGGATTCACATGATTGTTAAGTTTGTATCTGCGTTGTATTCCTGGTTAGATCTTATAAGatgtttttcaaatttatttacaGAAACCAGGAGGAATTATTGCACTACTGGATGAAGCTTGGTATGGCTTGATATTTTATCTCGTTAGGGACTTTCCTGGCACTATTACTTTAATTCTTCTCATATATTTTAGTTTTTGGTTCCAAAATATAGAGATGGCTTGGTTTTCATTAACCCTGCTTGCATATCTTAGGCTCACTATTTTCGTTTGGTCGTGTGTGTGTCATCACATATTTGCCAttcatttttttgtttatgGCAGTATGTTTCCTAAATCCACTCATGAGACATTTGCTCAGAAGTTGTATCAGACCTTCACAAAAAATAATCGCTTCATCAAACCAAAGCTTTCACGGACCAATTTTACTATATCTCACTACGCAGGGGAGGTAATGACATGTCCATTCTTGTATAGAAGAGAGCACTAGATATCCTTTTGAAAAAATGTTGAACCATCTACTGTGATTTCAGGTAACTTACATGGCTGATTTATTTCTCGATAAGAACAAAGATTATGTGGTGGCAGAACATCAAGATTTATTAACTGCATCAAAATGCTCCTTCGTAGCTGGTTTGTTTCCTCCTCTTCCTGAAGATTCATCGAAGTCCTCCAAATTTTCTTCAATTGGCTCACGCTTTAAGGTTCTGCAATCTCTACATCCAAaaccttatttttttattttactttatatccttttattaattttaaaagcaCATATAGAGGACCGGACTCCTGAAGAATATCTCATCTGGGAGAAAATTAagataaaatgttaaatatttctTCTACTTAATTGATTAATTCTGAACAACGTCAATATACTTGTGAATGCTGATACATGGATGCCCTtccttataatttttaatactcAAGATTGGTTATCACATTTTTCTTAATTGTCCCGCCAAATTTATTTCAGCCAAACCCATGAGAAGAGTTAGAAGTTGCCCATTGATGTTTTGCCTTAACTTTCATTTACTTCTCAATAAGATGAATTTGTTGAATTCTCATAGTTTCTAGAATCAAATTATAATGCCTGCAAGATTTATGAAAGGACTACTGAAATGTAGATTTTCATTGTCCTTGAGAGTTTATGAACCAAAAGGGTGCGCCATTTGACAATGTATATTAGTTGTCATGTTACAGATTTTTCTCGGAATTATTTCATATTAGTTTACATTCCTTCAAGAAGTTCGTTTTATGATTCCTGCCTAAGATTTGATGTACACAAACGAATCTAAATCATAAAATCTACAATGCTACCAACACTTTTCTTCATTTACAAAAGAACTCAAAATAATATGTAGTTCTTGGTTGGAATGAAATAGTGTCGATACTTATGGACCATGCTCAAGAAGCACACACCTATTTGATGAATCCTTGTTCGGCAGCTCCTCTTTTACTCTATGCCGCCTGATCGAACCATAGAGCTGCAGACATCCGAGTTAAGCCTATATTGCCATTCTTAGAAATTAAATCACGAATCAATTGCTCTTTTTATTATGTTCTCACGGTTGACTAAATGAAAGAACCAGACACGTGCTTGTTTTTTCATCTTAATTATTTGCTTATGAATTAATGGGTTGAAAATctgtaatatttatttagaatATCCTGAATATGTTCGATCTTCAGATCTCATGCTAGTGCGTGTACAAATATTCGGATGATGTGGTGAATGAgaacttttattttattcttgCAGTTACAACTACAATCTTTGATGGAAACCTTAAGTTCAACAGAACCTCACTACATCAGATGTGTGAAGCCAAACAGTGTTCTCAAGCCTGCGATTTTTGAGAATCTTAACATCATTCAGCAATTAAGATGTGGTGTAAGTGTTTTGTGGAGGATAATACCTATTGAGAATTTCAATTTGGTCCAGCCAGCAGATTTGACataatttttttggttttgATCGCTCTATGTTCAAGCAAGAGGTGAGACATTTGTTATTATGCAGGGTGTTCTTGAGGCTATCAGAATCAGCTGCGCCGGTTACCCAACCAGACGTACATTTGACGAGTTCCTTCTCCGGTTTGGTGTTCTCGCTCCTGAAGCTTTGGAGGGAAAGTGAGTCTCTTTGAcatcttaaaattttttttcttttgagtTTTGACTTGAGATTCATTTCTCCATGTTGCCTTGTGCTTTCCTTCCTCACTTTTGTCTCCGTTTTTCTTTCCAAATAAGACAATATTTTTGATGTAGTTCTGATGACAAGACTGCTTGTAAGATGGTTTTGGACAAAATGGGATTAAAAGGCTATCAGGTATGGTTACGTAAATATGATGTTGAATGTAGTGTGTGCTATACTTTTATTTACTATGTGTGACTATGTCACACCACATTGGGGTTGAGGATCGTACCACATTTAAGTAAGAGTGGTTGGGTAGTCCATCGGTTACTACTCAAAGGACTACTTCAGGACTAGCAATAGTGGTTGTACGGTCCGTATTGTATGCTTAAATTTGCAGTTTCGTGATCGACATTCtcatattttctatttttttccaaaatgttgtataatcaaaataaattattgtgttTCTTCAGTTAGGCAAGACAAAGGTCTTCCTACGAGCTGGTCAAATGGCTGAGTTAGACGCAAGGAGAGCTGAGGTTCTCGGAAATGCAGCCCGAACTATTCAAAGGCAAATTCGTACTTATATAGCTCGGAAAGAGTTCGTTTCGTTGCGTCAGGCAGCCATCCAATTGCAATCATGTTGGCGAGGTAATTAATTATTTAGAGATCTGTAACTAACTTTTATGACTAATTTAATAATAGCATCTTTATAACATGAAAGAATTAGCATATCTTTTGTTATGAAGTAGCAGAAATTACACGATTTCACATAGAACGTGTAGGATGAGCATCATTTGAATCTTAATTATCAATATTTATCTGCATATGAGTATGAAGAGAATACTATGTTGAGAGGCCATTCTTTGTGAAAATTATGTGCACGAGTAAATATATTTGTGCGTAGGTATGACTTCGAGAAGTTACTGTATACTTCCTAGAATTACTttgtttaaattgttaaatattgGTTAACTCCATCGTGTGGTTATCCAGAATTATAACTTTTTTCCTAATATTTGTTAGCTATATCGGCATGCAAACTCTATGAGCAATTGAGACGTGAAGATGCTGCTGTGAAGATTCAGAAGAACTTCTGGTGTTACATTGCCTGGAAAGCCTACTCAAGCTTGCAGGATTCCACTATAATTTTGCAGACAGGCATGAGAGCGATGACTGCTCGCACTGAATTCAGATTCAGGAAGCAGACTAAGGCTGCCGTCAAAGTTCAGGTCTCACTTTTACTTCGTTCAGAAAAAATCCGATGAGATTTGGAGACTTGGAGAATGTGAAGAAGCTGATGCTAATTATTGGACTTGATTTTGTTACTTGCCTGCAGGCTCACTTTCGCTGTCACAGAGAATACGCTTATTACAGAAGGCTGCAGAAGGCTGCTATTGTTACTCAATGCGGTTGGAGGCAACGAGTAGCTAGGAAAGAGCTTCGAAGCCTTCGAATGGTTCTGCACTATCCTTAATTGTATTCCTGTTTCttgcgaatttttttttattcttatacTTGGCATAAACTATTTCTCATATTGATTCAGGCTGCAAGGGAAACAGGAGCCCTGAAAGAAGCCAAAGACAAGCTAGAAAAGAAGGTGGAGGAGCTCACATGGCGCTTGCAGTTTGAGAAGCGATTGAGGGTAATCCTTTTTTATTAAATTGGAGTGATTCTCTTTCTCCAACATGCTCAATTTATCAGGCATCACTTCCTACTTTTGTTTGCCAATACAGTCTGAATTGGAGGAAACAAAAGCACAAGAACTTTCGAAGTTACAGGAGGCATTGCACTCAATGCAAACACAAGTAGAAGAAGCAAATGCCAGAGTGATAAAAGAACGAGAAGCGGCACGCAAAGCAATTGAAGAAGCTCCTCCAGTCATTAAAGAAACCCCTGTTATGGTTCAAGACACGGCAAAGATTGATGCATTAGCTGCCGAGGTAGAGAGTCTGAAGGTAGGAACTCGTTCTTTATTAGCCTTGAACTTTTTGGCATCTTTGCTTTACATGCCAAGAACTGGGTGTTGTATTACTCATTTCGTTGAATATCACACTGCATTACAATTTCTGCTGACAATTCATTGTGACATATGTTTCACATTTTTTGTACTGTATTTCTCAACTGAAGACTTTATGACAAGACAATTCCCTACAGATGTATTCTGGTCTGGACCGTCTGGTTTATATTGAccaaatccataaatatttcgaTGAACTTCAGgaaaactcaatattttttcttcaattttaatGTGGGATTTGCAACATTTTTTTAACACGTCCATCAGTCTATGAAATTTATTAAAAGAGCCAAGTTATTACAAAACACCAAGTCACCTAGCCAGGACTTTTTCTGCATCTCattttcaaggaaaaaataTCTGAATTTGGTGGAAAGTACCGGGTTAGTATGTTTTATATTTGAATGCCAACTTGGTCTGACTTAGCCTTTTTGGAACACGCATCATTACCGTACACAAATTCATATCTTCTCACATTAAAAACAAAGCTGTAAAATGGATTCCTGTCATCACTGTTTTAACCAAATTCATTGACGTGTGCAGGCTTTGCTGCTGTCTGAAAAACATGTTGCAGAAGAGGCTAAAAAGACTTGTGCAGATGCTGCGAGTAATAATATGGATTTGGTTAAAAAACTTGGAGAAGCGGAGGGAAAAGTGGAACAGCTCCAAGATTCAGTTCAGAGGTTTGCTCTAATATCATAGATGTTAGAATTTCCAAGTAATTTACATCAGCCATCCATATAGAACATTATTTATCCTCGTCTCTGGTTATCTTTACATTTTTTGGCTCTCATCCGTAGGACTAATTCTTTTTTATTGTTCCGACGGTATTATAATTCTTCTTTGGGCATTTTGATAGAGTCCAGCAAGTCATAGTTATGGTGACATTCTGTGCGTGCTTTGCGATTGGAAAAAAACTGAGAAAAAAGCCTAGAGAGAGTAACTATTATTCACACTACAACACATATTTACATAAGAAAAGCCCTAAACTGAATTTCTAAGAAGAGATTACAGCAAATCAATTAATCTcaaaacaatatataaaaaagATGTTTTTAATATCGTTACATACTGAACTTAGAATCTCCAACACTTTGTTTATATGTGATTTGAGTTTGTAATAACAATTTCTTAATGTGTTGACAGAGCATTTTTTTTaagtgattttaaatttttatttagattttgTGTTGGTAAAACAAAATGTAACTCATCAACTGCGATTCCTTTCAAAATACCTAAAAGagaagtaaaaaaaaatcaagttgcTCTCGAAGTAAAAGCAAATAACTGCCACCAAAGTTTTTTGTAAAATCATGGTGTTTATTAATGTATTATAATTGTTTAATCTGTTTTCAGGCTTGAAGAGAAGTTATCGAATCTTGAATCAGAAAATCAGGTACTTAGGCAACAAGCTTTGACTATGTCACCTACAGGGAAATCTATATCTGCTCGACCTAGGATGTCTGTCATCCAGGTAATGCAGATTGAGATGATATTTTTTCATCACTGTAGTTGTTGGTAGAAACATTCTCATCTTTCTTAGTGGCATTACAGAGAACTCCAGAGAATGGAAATGTTCTTAATGGAGAAACAAAGGCTGTACACGTAAGAATTTATCATTGTTGTGATATGTTTACATTTAAATGAAGcattttgtaaatttattatgctTTAGAAGAGTCGTGCTTATGTGGCTTATGTGGCATGTTACTTTTTTACAGGACATGGCCATCGTTGCAGCAAACTCGAAGGAGCCTGAATCTGAGGAAAAACCCCAGAAGTCACTAAATGACAAGCAGCAAGTATGTACTTCATAAAAATTACTGAAACTTCAGACGAGTGATTTTGATCGAACTCTCCTACTGCCCCAACTCCACAAATAAAGAATCTAATGCTGAGAACTATGATAAATATGCCAATGTAATGAATGTATAACCCTTTGTCTTCCACAGGAAAACCAAGACCTCCTGATAAAATGTATCTCACAAGATTTGGGATTTTCTGGTGGCAAACCTGTCGCAGCTTGTGTTATTTACAAATGCCTTCTTCACTGGAGGTCATTTGAAGTTGAGAGGACTACTGTGTTTGACCGCATAATTCAAACTGTAGCTTCAGCAATAGAGGTAAATTAATTGAAGAAAGTATCTGTTTTTGCATTGCTGCTTTCTACTTTGAGAATGTTTATCGTGTATAAATTCTGAATAAGTTTTTTATAATTAGACAATCTGCAAGACTGTTCTTTTACCTGTGCATGTGATTTCTTGAGAAGTCTAATTTGTGAAACTTTGCTGAAGGGAACTGACAACAATGATGTGTTAGCCTATTGGCTATGTAACACATCCACATTGTTGATGCTGCTTCAACACACTCTCAAAGCAAGTGGGGCAGCTAGCTTGACCCCCCAGCGGCGTAGGTCATCATCAGCTTCCCTTTTTGGGAGGATGTCACAAGTATGCATGTACTCTTAACTTTCAGCTGCTTTCTCATGGTTGCATGATGCTAAAGATATGGCTTATTATTCCTGTGTATCTCTGCACAATTTCTTGTAGGGATTGAGGGGATCTCCACAGAGCGCTGGACTTTCATTTCTGAATGGTCGGATGCTTGGTAGACTTGATGATTTGCGGCAAGTTGAAGCCAAGTATCCTGCTTTGTTGTTCAAGCAGCAGCTTACAGCTTTCCTGGAGAAGATTTATGGGATGATCAGGGACAATCTGAAGAAAGAGATTTCCCCGTTGCTTGGTTTGTGTATCCAGGTGAACTCTACACTACATGTTGTGCATGTTATAATGATCTCTATACCTGTATATGATTCCTTAATTTTCCTTGATGTTTTTTTCTGATAATCAGCACCTTGGACATTGTTTCCTGGCATCTGTGAAGAATTATGCAAGAATTTTCGTGGTTATTATTAACAAAACTAAGTTCTAGTTAGATTATGACGCAAGGTTAAACTACTTGCACTTTTCAGTTTGCcctttttttgtttctttttattttttcttgggTGCTACAGAATGCAATAATATGAATGGAGAGGGTGGATAGACCCTGTGCTTTTGTTTTAAGTTTGAAGTTTAATATTATTGAGATCACGATATATTTTTGATGTGATTGTATGTAATTATGATTAATTTTCTATCATAATTATCCCCCAATTAATACATATATAAAGGGGTGATTTTTATACTGTGAACTAAGAGAATAATGAGAGTTTACTGTTAAGCCCTTCAGATACTGTGTTGTGTGTTATTTTTTTGACCGAATCATGTAAATATTGTGATGTGTGTTGTATTCAATGCATTTCTACtagtataaaatttaatatgaacTGAGCAAACTGCTGAGCTGATATTTATTTGGGTTCGACGCTTTATTTTTCATGCTAGGCACCCAGAACATCTCGTGCAAGTTTAGTTAAAGGGCGTTCCCAGGCTAATGCTGTTGCGCAACAAGCACTAATTGCCCACTGGCAGAAAATAGTGAAAAGCTTAGATAGTTACTTGAAGATGATGAAAGCAAACTATGTAAGACTGCGATTGTTTATGGTGTGGCATATCTGCACCTTTCTCCGTTTTGTTAAACTTTACGCTTTCCATTTTCTGTTACTGTAATGCATTACAGGTTCCCCCTTTCCTGGTCCGAAAGGTTTTCACTCAAATTTTCTCATTTATCAATGTTCAACTATTCAACAGGTGAGTCCATCTTCTCAGGGAAACCATTTCCCTTATTTTTCTGTTGTACTCTCCTTTTAAACGTTTACATCATGAAT contains the following coding sequences:
- the LOC142505513 gene encoding myosin-17-like, coding for MASPVNIIVGSHVWVEDPVLAWIDGEVHKIDGQDVHVHATNGKKIVTNISKVFPKDTEAPPGGVDDMTKLSYLHEPGVLQNLAARYELNEIYTYTGNILIAINPFQRLPHLYDTHMMEQYKGASLGELSPHVFAIADVSYRAMINDGKSNSILVSGESGAGKTETTKMLMRYLAHLGGRSGVEGRTVEQQVLESNPVLEAFGNAKTVRNNNSSRFGKFVEIQFDKSGRISGAAIRTYLLERSRVCQISDPERNYHCFYLLCAAPPEERQKYKLGNPESFHFLNQSKCIKLDGVNDAEEYLATRRAMDIVGISEEEQEAIFRVVAAVLHLGNIEFAKGKEIDSSVIKDEKSRFHLNTTAELLKCDPKSLEDAMIKRVMVTPEEVITRTLDPEAALGSRDALAKTIYSRLFDWIVEKINVSIGQDPNSKAIIGVLDIYGFESFKHNSFEQFCINFTNEKLQQHFNQHVFKMEQEDYEKEEINWSYIEFVDNQDVLDLIEKKPGGIIALLDEACMFPKSTHETFAQKLYQTFTKNNRFIKPKLSRTNFTISHYAGEVTYMADLFLDKNKDYVVAEHQDLLTASKCSFVAGLFPPLPEDSSKSSKFSSIGSRFKLQLQSLMETLSSTEPHYIRCVKPNSVLKPAIFENLNIIQQLRCGGVLEAIRISCAGYPTRRTFDEFLLRFGVLAPEALEGNSDDKTACKMVLDKMGLKGYQLGKTKVFLRAGQMAELDARRAEVLGNAARTIQRQIRTYIARKEFVSLRQAAIQLQSCWRAISACKLYEQLRREDAAVKIQKNFWCYIAWKAYSSLQDSTIILQTGMRAMTARTEFRFRKQTKAAVKVQAHFRCHREYAYYRRLQKAAIVTQCGWRQRVARKELRSLRMAARETGALKEAKDKLEKKVEELTWRLQFEKRLRSELEETKAQELSKLQEALHSMQTQVEEANARVIKEREAARKAIEEAPPVIKETPVMVQDTAKIDALAAEVESLKALLLSEKHVAEEAKKTCADAASNNMDLVKKLGEAEGKVEQLQDSVQRLEEKLSNLESENQVLRQQALTMSPTGKSISARPRMSVIQRTPENGNVLNGETKAVHDMAIVAANSKEPESEEKPQKSLNDKQQENQDLLIKCISQDLGFSGGKPVAACVIYKCLLHWRSFEVERTTVFDRIIQTVASAIEGTDNNDVLAYWLCNTSTLLMLLQHTLKASGAASLTPQRRRSSSASLFGRMSQGLRGSPQSAGLSFLNGRMLGRLDDLRQVEAKYPALLFKQQLTAFLEKIYGMIRDNLKKEISPLLGLCIQAPRTSRASLVKGRSQANAVAQQALIAHWQKIVKSLDSYLKMMKANYVPPFLVRKVFTQIFSFINVQLFNSLLLRRECCSFSNGEYVKAGLAELEQWCCYATEEYVGLAWDELKHIRQAVGFLVIHQKPKKTLNEITTELCPVLSIQQLYRISTMYWDDKYGTHSVSSEVISSMRVMMTEDSNNAVSSSFLLDDDSSIPFSVDDISKTMQKVEVADVEPPPLMRENSGFVFLHQRSD